A genome region from Armatimonadota bacterium includes the following:
- a CDS encoding OmpH family outer membrane protein, which yields MPTLRNITTIAIVASLIICAVTVAIAADAKAAMQFGTVDIEKAYAGYQKSAQIKDELKAAYDKANLKLDLMKANKLLTSEEIAELVELSTKDKQTEADKARINALLDASKKRDQEMQMLEQKQDASDAEKARLQQLIEQRKNSEEAYKKSFETLQKELTNKENELLSAAKKDIVDAVAAVAKEKGISIVFNRSIGLADFIIYSAVDITDDVIKKLNKK from the coding sequence ATGCCAACGTTACGCAATATTACAACAATCGCCATTGTGGCAAGCCTCATTATTTGTGCTGTGACTGTGGCAATCGCTGCAGATGCGAAAGCCGCAATGCAGTTCGGCACAGTGGATATCGAGAAAGCTTACGCTGGTTACCAGAAGAGTGCCCAAATCAAGGATGAGCTCAAAGCAGCTTATGATAAAGCAAATCTCAAACTCGACCTGATGAAAGCCAACAAGCTTCTCACTTCAGAAGAGATTGCTGAGTTGGTGGAGCTGAGTACAAAAGACAAGCAGACCGAAGCTGACAAGGCAAGAATAAACGCTCTCCTAGATGCCTCCAAGAAGCGCGACCAAGAGATGCAGATGCTTGAGCAGAAACAGGACGCGTCGGATGCAGAGAAGGCAAGGCTTCAGCAGCTTATCGAACAGCGCAAGAATTCGGAAGAAGCTTACAAGAAATCATTTGAAACTTTGCAGAAAGAGCTCACCAACAAAGAGAATGAGCTACTTAGCGCGGCGAAGAAAGATATTGTAGATGCCGTCGCTGCTGTGGCAAAGGAAAAGGGTATCTCAATAGTATTCAACCGAAGCATTGGATTGGCGGATTTCATAATCTATTCTGCTGTGGATATCACTGACGACGTAATTAAGAAGCTAAACAAGAAGTAA
- a CDS encoding FtsQ-type POTRA domain-containing protein: MFLKMWLPKVLIILLIACMFIPQIAFAQEKQITEIVVTGNDRISKDAILAAISLKPGMAFSESEVQAARDAIQNMGYFERVTVGTESVDSGVKVIFSVVENPVVKEIKITGNTAIPTEKILSLMRTSVGSVLNINTLEQDIEAIRKYYTEKRYIATVTEQVGIDPATGVLTIPIQEARVEAIKIVGNKKTKTYVILREMKLKPGDVFNGDVLAKDIMRIYDLGFFDRESPEPYRLEAGSDVDKVVVIIPVKELKTGEVSLGVGYSSKTGLVGQARVSESNFRGRGQAVSILGEVGGSDNGNSYEVSFYEPWLDAKHTSLGVNVYSKFLYRFSSNVFGVNGDDEYDERRKGGSVTLSRPLSEVSRGFVTLRSESVDIPEFSTLPATVFRDGTVTSGTLRLTNDYRDSVIEPFTGNYISYAVELGKADLDAVASAVPPLSASNSTFAKYSIDFRRYISKGGPRTDVSEQRRVLAIRLMAGSLSGDVPFFEQYFVGGAETLRGYREDRFWGKNMFLLSTEYRFPLAPSLKGVAFVDYGDAWGADEQFLNINLFGTEFAQHKDFSPKVGYGVGIRVVTPIGLLRLDYGFGDEGSRAHFSIGHAF; encoded by the coding sequence ATGTTTCTGAAAATGTGGCTTCCAAAAGTTTTAATAATATTGCTGATCGCTTGCATGTTCATCCCCCAGATTGCATTTGCTCAGGAGAAGCAGATAACGGAAATTGTAGTTACCGGAAACGATCGCATATCCAAGGACGCGATTCTTGCAGCCATAAGCTTAAAGCCAGGCATGGCTTTCTCCGAAAGTGAAGTGCAGGCTGCAAGGGATGCTATTCAGAACATGGGTTACTTCGAGCGTGTGACTGTTGGCACGGAATCTGTAGATAGCGGCGTCAAGGTTATATTCAGCGTTGTTGAAAATCCTGTCGTCAAAGAAATCAAAATCACTGGCAACACCGCTATTCCGACGGAGAAGATTCTCAGCCTTATGAGGACCTCAGTCGGTAGCGTGCTTAATATCAATACGCTCGAACAGGATATTGAGGCAATTAGGAAATATTACACCGAGAAGCGCTACATCGCGACGGTAACGGAACAAGTGGGCATAGATCCAGCCACCGGGGTGCTGACCATTCCAATTCAGGAAGCACGGGTGGAAGCAATCAAAATTGTCGGCAACAAGAAAACAAAGACATACGTTATCCTGCGTGAAATGAAGCTCAAGCCTGGCGATGTTTTCAACGGCGACGTTCTCGCCAAGGACATCATGCGGATTTACGACCTTGGATTTTTTGATCGCGAAAGCCCAGAGCCTTATAGGCTTGAAGCTGGGTCTGATGTAGATAAAGTTGTTGTTATAATCCCCGTCAAAGAACTTAAAACAGGAGAGGTTTCGCTTGGCGTGGGCTATAGTTCGAAAACAGGTCTCGTTGGCCAGGCAAGAGTATCGGAGAGTAATTTCAGGGGACGCGGGCAAGCTGTAAGCATACTTGGCGAAGTTGGTGGGAGCGACAACGGGAATAGCTACGAGGTAAGTTTCTACGAACCCTGGCTTGATGCCAAACATACTTCTTTAGGGGTGAATGTTTACAGCAAATTCCTCTATAGATTTTCATCTAACGTCTTTGGTGTCAATGGTGATGATGAATATGACGAACGTCGGAAAGGAGGAAGCGTTACCCTTAGCAGGCCACTAAGCGAAGTCAGCAGAGGATTTGTTACATTAAGAAGTGAATCCGTAGATATCCCCGAGTTTTCAACACTTCCTGCTACTGTGTTTCGAGACGGAACAGTAACAAGCGGCACGTTGCGTCTAACGAATGATTATCGAGACTCTGTTATCGAGCCTTTCACTGGAAATTACATTTCTTACGCAGTTGAGCTTGGAAAGGCAGACCTAGATGCTGTCGCGTCCGCTGTTCCGCCTTTGTCGGCAAGCAACTCGACATTTGCGAAATATAGCATTGATTTCAGGCGCTATATTAGCAAAGGAGGTCCCCGAACCGACGTTTCAGAACAGCGCAGAGTATTAGCCATTAGATTGATGGCTGGCAGTCTAAGCGGAGATGTGCCATTCTTCGAACAGTACTTTGTAGGTGGAGCGGAAACACTCCGCGGCTACAGAGAAGACCGGTTTTGGGGGAAAAATATGTTTCTCCTAAGCACTGAGTATAGGTTCCCGCTTGCTCCGAGTCTTAAAGGAGTGGCTTTTGTGGACTACGGCGATGCGTGGGGCGCAGACGAACAGTTCTTAAATATAAATCTGTTTGGCACTGAATTTGCTCAGCATAAGGATTTTTCTCCCAAGGTAGGCTATGGTGTAGGTATTCGAGTAGTTACTCCGATAGGGCTACTCCGTTTGGACTATGGGTTTGGCGACGAAGGCTCTCGGGCGCACTTCAGCATAGGACATGCGTTTTAA
- a CDS encoding lysophospholipid acyltransferase family protein: MRLLGENTKCRLISFLAWLFVSIIGLTTRKKVVGFEHVQRLIESGQGFIMAVWHGRTLLPIYHCRGMGIWAITSLSRDGEIQTGVVSRFGYKTIRGSSGRGAVKAALAACKKLEDGEILAITPDGPRGPRRQVQEGIIFMAQRSGCPIIPIGAAARRRKLLPTWDKYAIPLPFSKCAIVYSEPITFGEGATLEAAEEPELMLKRILDDVQRQAEEMVGEEKSD; this comes from the coding sequence GTGCGTCTGCTAGGAGAGAACACAAAGTGTCGGTTAATATCTTTCCTTGCCTGGCTATTTGTTAGCATCATCGGGCTGACTACTCGCAAAAAAGTTGTTGGCTTTGAGCATGTGCAGAGGCTTATTGAGTCAGGGCAAGGGTTCATTATGGCTGTGTGGCATGGACGTACGCTTCTGCCTATATACCACTGCCGCGGAATGGGCATATGGGCGATAACCTCGCTTTCACGGGATGGCGAAATACAAACGGGAGTAGTTAGCAGATTTGGGTACAAAACAATTCGAGGTTCCTCGGGTCGCGGCGCAGTCAAGGCCGCCCTCGCTGCTTGCAAGAAATTGGAGGATGGTGAGATACTCGCAATAACTCCAGACGGACCAAGGGGTCCACGCAGGCAAGTACAAGAAGGTATTATATTTATGGCTCAGCGTTCTGGCTGTCCTATAATTCCAATCGGTGCTGCTGCCCGAAGACGGAAGCTGCTACCAACATGGGATAAGTACGCAATACCTTTGCCTTTCTCAAAGTGCGCAATTGTCTACAGTGAACCTATCACTTTTGGCGAAGGTGCGACTTTGGAAGCGGCTGAGGAGCCAGAACTAATGCTAAAAAGAATCTTGGATGATGTTCAACGTCAAGCTGAGGAGATGGTGGGAGAGGAGAAAAGCGATTGA
- the lpxD gene encoding UDP-3-O-(3-hydroxymyristoyl)glucosamine N-acyltransferase: protein MENSMVTKTLKELAELVGGEASGDLNTIITGAADISDAVEGDIVFAESPKLMVEAEKSAASAIITSFGIPGDSKPVIRVQNPRYAFARVLEAFSPVAEREIGIHPSAYVGQNVTIGERVSVGFNAYIGNDVVLGNDVTIRPFAYVGNSVNIGDGCTIHPFVSIYDGVTIGNRVIIHSGSVIGADGFGYTRVGDTHYKIPQIGTVIICDDVEIGANVTIDRARTGKTEIGRGTKIDNLVQIGHNCSIGENCIIVAQVGLSGSITVGNRVILAGQAGLKDHITIGDDAIICARSGVIGDIPPGAFVSGYPARSHKEQLRIAAATQKLPELAKLVQELEKRIKALEEQSK, encoded by the coding sequence ATGGAAAACAGCATGGTTACCAAAACTCTGAAAGAGCTTGCCGAGCTGGTTGGTGGCGAGGCAAGCGGCGATCTTAATACCATCATTACTGGTGCAGCGGACATCTCCGATGCTGTGGAAGGTGATATTGTCTTTGCGGAGAGTCCTAAGCTAATGGTCGAGGCTGAGAAATCCGCAGCATCAGCAATAATAACAAGCTTTGGAATCCCTGGCGATTCCAAGCCAGTAATCAGAGTACAAAATCCTAGATATGCTTTCGCTCGCGTTCTAGAGGCATTTTCTCCGGTAGCGGAGCGTGAGATTGGCATTCATCCCTCTGCTTATGTTGGGCAGAATGTTACAATTGGCGAAAGGGTATCTGTTGGCTTCAATGCTTATATAGGAAATGACGTTGTTTTGGGGAATGACGTCACAATTCGCCCATTCGCCTATGTAGGGAATTCTGTTAACATTGGCGACGGATGCACAATTCATCCATTTGTTTCAATCTATGACGGCGTAACAATTGGTAATAGAGTGATTATTCATTCAGGTTCCGTGATTGGCGCTGATGGGTTTGGCTATACAAGAGTCGGCGATACACACTACAAAATCCCACAAATCGGAACTGTCATTATCTGCGACGATGTCGAGATTGGCGCAAATGTTACGATTGACAGGGCTAGAACTGGCAAGACAGAAATAGGTCGCGGCACGAAAATAGATAATCTGGTACAGATAGGGCACAACTGTAGCATCGGGGAAAATTGCATTATAGTGGCTCAGGTTGGACTATCTGGAAGCATTACTGTTGGCAACCGCGTAATCCTTGCAGGGCAAGCAGGTTTGAAGGATCACATAACAATTGGCGATGATGCAATTATATGTGCTCGTTCAGGTGTTATTGGAGATATTCCCCCGGGGGCATTTGTTTCTGGCTATCCGGCGCGGTCCCACAAAGAGCAGTTGCGGATAGCTGCGGCTACTCAAAAGCTTCCCGAGCTTGCAAAATTGGTTCAAGAGCTTGAGAAGCGAATAAAGGCGCTTGAAGAACAATCTAAATAG
- the lpxC gene encoding UDP-3-O-acyl-N-acetylglucosamine deacetylase has product MHQSTLKTSVGIEGIGLHTGEPCQLTIFPAPANTGIIFVTPNGEVAAVAENVESTNRGTTLRKGAAQVHTVEHLLSAFAGMQIDNAIVQVVGPEVPSVDGSALPFVELIESAGIEPQSAEVVPIRVEDTVWIGKENTHVIALQNANYRVTGIISFSHPMIGEQTIDLQVEPEIFKREVAPARTFCTEEEIEAILCSGLGRGGTLANVVIVKEKEYSTSLRFRDEFVRHKVLDLIGDLYLVGGRLAAHVITIKAGHALHAALAGRIRQSWARRRQGG; this is encoded by the coding sequence ATGCACCAATCAACTTTGAAAACCAGCGTTGGAATCGAAGGAATTGGTCTTCATACCGGCGAACCATGCCAGCTGACCATATTTCCTGCACCGGCAAACACTGGTATTATATTTGTGACTCCCAATGGAGAGGTTGCCGCAGTTGCGGAGAACGTTGAATCAACAAATAGAGGTACGACTCTCCGAAAGGGGGCAGCTCAGGTTCATACGGTCGAGCATTTACTTTCAGCTTTCGCAGGAATGCAGATAGATAATGCCATCGTGCAGGTAGTCGGGCCAGAGGTTCCTTCTGTTGATGGCAGCGCTCTACCATTTGTTGAACTTATCGAAAGTGCAGGCATCGAACCGCAATCTGCTGAGGTGGTGCCAATCCGAGTAGAGGATACGGTGTGGATTGGGAAAGAAAATACGCACGTGATTGCACTTCAAAATGCAAATTATCGGGTAACTGGGATTATTTCCTTTTCCCACCCCATGATTGGCGAGCAAACGATAGATTTACAAGTCGAACCAGAGATTTTCAAGCGAGAGGTAGCTCCGGCAAGGACATTCTGCACCGAAGAAGAGATTGAGGCAATACTTTGTAGCGGTTTGGGGAGAGGTGGAACATTGGCAAATGTGGTAATAGTAAAAGAGAAAGAGTATTCCACTTCTCTTCGTTTTCGAGATGAGTTTGTAAGGCATAAGGTGTTGGATTTAATCGGCGACCTGTATCTTGTTGGAGGCAGGTTGGCCGCTCATGTCATAACCATCAAAGCCGGCCATGCTTTGCATGCCGCCCTGGCCGGCAGAATTAGACAATCGTGGGCAAGGCGGCGGCAAGGAGGGTGA
- the lpxB gene encoding lipid-A-disaccharide synthase: MSNDAPSIVLIAGEASGDLHGAHLAAEIKRRLPAARIWGVGGRKMAEAGVELLYDSSTWSAIGIAEGIKVGPRLLRTFYELKIRLRNDSPNVLILIDFGFFNVRLAKGLRLERTKVLYYFPPGSWRRNASYQKLKGVADVIVTPFSWSAEVLQEQGFCAKFFGHPLLDIVRPKLTRKEFCEYLGLDSESEIVGLLPGSRVHEVKYNLPALLGTAEKISKKFSKVQFVIPLAQSVNPEEINKKLSRYKGTKLFVATDITYETLAYSRAAAIVSGTATIEAAILGCPMVIIYKGSKFLALEYKMRRKAIKFIGMPNIILDRLACPELIQEEASPERISELMAKLISQTPEREKMKADLAEVKALLGSPGAVEKTADLVIDLLSNKEHERIR, encoded by the coding sequence ATGAGCAACGACGCCCCATCTATAGTCTTGATTGCCGGGGAAGCATCGGGCGACCTCCATGGTGCACACTTGGCTGCCGAGATCAAAAGGAGGCTGCCAGCCGCCAGGATCTGGGGCGTTGGGGGCCGAAAAATGGCTGAGGCAGGCGTCGAGTTGCTCTATGACAGCTCGACTTGGAGCGCCATTGGCATAGCAGAAGGAATCAAGGTAGGTCCTCGCCTTTTGCGCACTTTCTATGAGCTAAAGATTCGCCTTAGGAACGACTCCCCAAACGTATTGATACTTATAGATTTTGGTTTTTTTAATGTCAGGCTGGCTAAGGGCTTGCGGTTGGAGCGCACGAAAGTACTTTACTATTTTCCTCCTGGCTCGTGGCGTCGAAATGCCAGTTACCAAAAGCTCAAGGGAGTTGCTGACGTAATTGTTACGCCGTTCTCATGGTCAGCAGAGGTGCTTCAAGAGCAAGGCTTTTGCGCCAAATTCTTTGGCCACCCACTTCTTGATATTGTTAGGCCAAAGCTAACAAGAAAAGAGTTTTGCGAGTACTTGGGTTTGGATTCAGAAAGTGAAATAGTCGGGCTTCTGCCCGGTAGCAGAGTGCACGAAGTAAAATATAATCTTCCGGCGTTATTAGGTACCGCGGAAAAAATAAGTAAAAAGTTTTCGAAGGTGCAATTTGTTATTCCGTTGGCACAGTCGGTAAATCCAGAGGAAATTAATAAGAAATTGTCTCGATATAAGGGAACAAAGCTTTTTGTGGCAACGGATATTACATATGAAACATTGGCGTATTCCCGAGCGGCAGCAATTGTATCAGGAACAGCAACAATCGAGGCAGCGATACTTGGGTGCCCTATGGTGATAATTTACAAAGGGTCGAAATTTCTTGCACTCGAATACAAAATGCGCAGGAAGGCTATTAAGTTTATCGGAATGCCTAATATCATCTTAGATCGCTTAGCCTGTCCCGAACTTATTCAAGAAGAAGCATCACCAGAAAGAATTTCAGAATTAATGGCTAAGCTCATTTCTCAGACACCCGAGCGGGAAAAGATGAAGGCTGATCTTGCGGAGGTCAAGGCTCTTTTAGGAAGCCCTGGGGCAGTTGAGAAGACTGCTGATTTGGTAATTGATTTGCTGAGTAACAAGGAACATGAAAGAATTAGATAA
- a CDS encoding sigma-70 family RNA polymerase sigma factor produces MKGRIKTLYASSALELQDESFRFLTLLRHNREANEPEPSSQQDTLASEGLPDFETVLRLYHKKVFSLIYRLVGDMEEASDLTQETFVKAYRAYPKFRGSAEAVFPWLCQISVNSCKNKFREINRRERYEWRSLDEPVTIEEEQVFSEIEDSAGDPSRVIEKRELEKKVQESIQQLPPEYRTVIVLRDMHGLSYQEVAEALGISVELVKVRLFRAREIIRRRLAPYL; encoded by the coding sequence TTGAAAGGGAGAATAAAAACGTTATATGCATCCTCAGCGCTGGAATTACAGGATGAATCGTTCAGGTTTTTGACGCTTTTAAGGCACAATCGAGAAGCCAATGAACCTGAGCCTTCATCCCAGCAGGATACTCTAGCTAGCGAAGGTCTCCCCGATTTTGAAACTGTGCTGAGATTATATCATAAGAAAGTTTTTAGTCTGATATACCGTTTGGTTGGAGATATGGAGGAAGCTTCGGATCTCACACAGGAAACATTCGTCAAGGCGTATCGGGCTTATCCAAAGTTTCGAGGTTCAGCTGAAGCAGTCTTCCCGTGGCTTTGCCAGATAAGCGTTAACAGCTGCAAAAATAAATTTCGGGAAATAAACCGCCGAGAGAGATATGAATGGCGCTCGCTCGATGAACCGGTGACAATAGAGGAAGAGCAAGTTTTTTCAGAAATCGAAGACAGTGCTGGCGACCCATCGAGGGTTATAGAAAAGCGGGAGCTTGAGAAGAAAGTCCAAGAATCAATACAACAGCTGCCGCCCGAGTATCGCACAGTTATAGTTTTGCGTGACATGCACGGCCTGAGCTATCAAGAGGTCGCAGAAGCGTTGGGGATAAGCGTGGAATTGGTGAAAGTGAGGCTTTTCAGGGCGCGTGAAATCATTAGGAGACGGTTGGCGCCATACCTTTAA
- the lpxA gene encoding acyl-ACP--UDP-N-acetylglucosamine O-acyltransferase, which translates to MKSWQRSPTGLSLPNESKALETAIHETAIVHPDAELGVGVQIGPYCVIGPNTVIGDGTIIESHVVIEPWTTIGANCRICTGVVLGGEPQDHKFKGERSFLKIGDRNIIREYVTIHRATGEDNATVVGNDNMLMAYCHIGHNCNIGSGIMMANTVGISGHVVIEDKAVFGGMAGVHQYVRIGKLAMIGGHSKIVQDVPPFMMADGRPARVCELNVIGLRRSGVPPKVRAELRQAYKLLYRSNLNLSQAIETIVADIEPSPERDYLLDFVRNIKFGFAGRQLEHRH; encoded by the coding sequence ATGAAGTCCTGGCAGAGGAGCCCGACCGGACTCTCGTTGCCAAATGAGAGCAAGGCGTTGGAAACAGCAATTCATGAAACTGCTATTGTTCACCCCGATGCCGAACTCGGTGTAGGCGTGCAGATTGGCCCATATTGCGTTATTGGTCCTAATACAGTAATCGGCGACGGCACAATAATCGAATCGCATGTGGTTATAGAACCTTGGACCACCATTGGAGCCAATTGTCGCATATGCACTGGTGTTGTCCTTGGAGGAGAGCCCCAAGACCACAAATTTAAAGGCGAACGAAGCTTCCTAAAGATAGGTGACCGGAACATCATACGTGAGTACGTAACGATTCATCGAGCGACTGGCGAAGACAACGCTACTGTGGTTGGCAATGACAACATGTTAATGGCTTACTGCCATATTGGGCATAATTGCAATATTGGCAGCGGCATCATGATGGCAAACACTGTTGGCATTAGTGGCCACGTCGTCATCGAGGACAAAGCAGTTTTTGGCGGAATGGCGGGTGTGCATCAATATGTTCGAATAGGCAAGCTAGCGATGATTGGTGGACACTCAAAGATAGTGCAAGATGTTCCGCCGTTTATGATGGCAGATGGTCGTCCGGCGCGCGTGTGCGAGCTCAACGTAATTGGCTTAAGGCGAAGTGGCGTGCCGCCCAAGGTGCGTGCAGAGCTTAGACAAGCCTATAAGCTGCTCTACCGCTCGAACCTTAATTTATCACAAGCAATTGAGACGATAGTTGCAGATATCGAGCCAAGCCCGGAGCGAGATTACCTCCTTGATTTCGTTCGGAACATCAAGTTTGGCTTTGCAGGTAGGCAACTAGAGCATCGGCATTAG
- a CDS encoding ABC transporter ATP-binding protein translates to MKELDKIKDGKSEEQKDIGELTPEKRLLRYYTAHWHLFGLGLVCTAAIAGIQYWFIELITDVVNAAALRNSRLVAIASLQIVGIHILKWFVTYGQVFLISSATTKIAVRLRNELFSHLQNLSLGFFERTKTGHLLSRMTNDISLVQNSSHSIIQVVSAPLIILVLTGKVFMMNWKLALISLILLPLMYYVVIKISRGMRSLTEVLQVKLADIAAIVQETLSAIAIVKSFSMEDYEKSRFKDENRRTYGAAMLAVRRSAAMAPTLELIGVSGIAFVLWYGGSMVGSPEFPQFTVGALFGFLVALEQISRAAKDVGRISITYHQTMAGAQRIFDILDEIPEVQDKPDAIDMPPIKGLVEFKDVCFSYQTGETVLKNISFTIEPGQHVALVGPSGAGKSTVASLILRFYDVTSGAVLIDGIDVRDVKASSLRKQIGIVPQETVLFSSSVKENIAYGRIGATDSEIIEAAKAANAHDFIERLPQGYNTLVGERGVKLSGGERQRLAIARALLKNPKLLILDEATSSLDVASEAIVQEALDRLMSNRTTLIIAHRLSTIVNADKIIVMDKGRIVEMGTHDELIKQNGLYAKLYSVQSRNNAQVNTAAKGR, encoded by the coding sequence ATGAAAGAATTAGATAAAATCAAAGATGGTAAATCCGAGGAACAGAAGGATATAGGCGAGCTTACTCCCGAAAAGCGGCTGTTGAGGTACTATACGGCACATTGGCATTTATTCGGGTTGGGGTTGGTGTGTACTGCCGCAATTGCTGGCATCCAATATTGGTTTATTGAATTGATAACCGATGTAGTTAATGCTGCCGCCCTGCGAAATTCACGCCTAGTTGCAATTGCTTCGCTACAAATAGTTGGAATCCATATATTAAAATGGTTCGTGACGTATGGCCAAGTTTTCCTGATCTCGTCGGCTACTACCAAGATTGCAGTGCGTTTGAGGAATGAACTTTTTTCGCATCTCCAGAATCTTTCATTGGGCTTTTTCGAGCGGACAAAAACAGGACATTTGCTTTCGCGAATGACGAATGACATAAGCCTTGTGCAGAACTCCTCGCATAGCATTATACAAGTTGTCTCTGCTCCACTCATCATCTTGGTTCTTACAGGCAAGGTTTTCATGATGAACTGGAAACTAGCATTAATCTCGCTTATCCTTCTGCCGCTTATGTACTATGTGGTCATCAAAATCAGCAGAGGCATGAGAAGTCTCACCGAGGTTTTGCAAGTAAAGCTTGCTGACATAGCGGCAATTGTCCAGGAGACGTTGTCTGCAATAGCAATTGTGAAGTCATTCAGCATGGAGGACTACGAAAAGTCGAGATTCAAGGATGAAAACCGGCGGACCTATGGGGCTGCGATGTTGGCTGTAAGGCGAAGTGCGGCGATGGCGCCGACTCTTGAGCTCATAGGAGTATCTGGCATAGCATTTGTCTTGTGGTATGGTGGTAGCATGGTAGGCAGCCCGGAGTTCCCCCAATTTACAGTTGGTGCGCTGTTTGGCTTCCTAGTTGCCTTGGAGCAAATCAGCAGGGCGGCAAAGGATGTTGGCAGGATAAGCATTACATATCACCAAACCATGGCTGGGGCGCAAAGGATTTTTGACATACTAGATGAGATTCCAGAAGTTCAGGACAAGCCCGACGCAATTGACATGCCACCAATCAAGGGATTGGTTGAATTTAAAGATGTCTGCTTTTCTTACCAAACTGGGGAGACTGTTCTTAAAAACATATCGTTCACCATCGAGCCCGGTCAGCACGTTGCGCTTGTAGGCCCGAGCGGCGCAGGAAAATCAACAGTTGCTAGTCTCATCCTCCGATTCTATGACGTAACGAGCGGCGCAGTGCTCATAGATGGTATTGATGTGCGTGATGTGAAGGCAAGCTCACTTAGAAAACAGATAGGCATTGTTCCGCAGGAGACCGTTCTTTTCAGCTCTAGTGTGAAAGAAAACATAGCATATGGACGAATAGGAGCGACAGATTCGGAGATCATCGAAGCTGCAAAGGCGGCGAATGCTCACGATTTCATCGAGCGTTTGCCGCAAGGTTACAATACTCTTGTTGGCGAGCGCGGTGTAAAACTTTCAGGTGGCGAGAGACAGCGCTTGGCAATCGCACGGGCGCTATTAAAAAATCCGAAACTTCTCATTCTTGATGAGGCTACATCATCGCTTGATGTTGCTTCTGAGGCAATTGTGCAAGAAGCGCTCGACCGCTTAATGAGCAATCGGACTACCCTCATTATCGCCCATCGTTTGTCTACAATTGTCAATGCCGACAAAATTATTGTGATGGACAAAGGTCGAATCGTTGAGATGGGCACACACGATGAATTAATCAAACAAAACGGCCTCTATGCCAAGCTCTACTCTGTCCAAAGCCGAAACAACGCCCAAGTCAACACGGCTGCCAAGGGGAGATAG
- the fabZ gene encoding 3-hydroxyacyl-ACP dehydratase FabZ: MLDVEDIRSILPHRYPFLLVDKILELEPGKRAVGLKNVTINEGFFEGHFPGHAVMPGVLVLEAMAQVGGVLLLSMTGNEGKLAYFGGMDKVRFRKTVRPGDALITEVELIKNRGGVGKVKVVGRVNRDVVAEGEFTFALVNRDLKTGEEKDEVLAEEPDRTLVAK, translated from the coding sequence ATGTTAGATGTCGAGGATATCCGTTCAATACTCCCGCATCGCTACCCATTTCTGCTTGTAGACAAAATACTTGAGCTAGAACCTGGGAAGCGCGCAGTTGGCCTAAAGAATGTAACCATCAATGAAGGGTTCTTCGAAGGGCACTTCCCCGGTCATGCAGTTATGCCCGGAGTATTAGTACTGGAAGCAATGGCTCAGGTTGGCGGCGTACTACTCCTAAGCATGACCGGAAACGAAGGCAAGCTTGCCTATTTCGGTGGAATGGACAAAGTACGCTTTAGGAAGACCGTTCGACCAGGCGATGCTCTAATTACCGAGGTGGAGCTAATTAAAAATCGCGGCGGAGTAGGCAAAGTTAAAGTGGTTGGTCGTGTGAATCGAGATGTCGTTGCCGAGGGTGAATTCACCTTTGCACTAGTCAACCGTGATTTGAAAACTGGGGAGGAAAAAGATGAAGTCCTGGCAGAGGAGCCCGACCGGACTCTCGTTGCCAAATGA